From the Vibrio alginolyticus NBRC 15630 = ATCC 17749 genome, one window contains:
- a CDS encoding LysR family transcriptional regulator, with amino-acid sequence MDLANKLHLLLEVSKAGSFAKAADGMNIDRSVLSKHIKQLEEHLGVRLLNRTTRSLSLTQVGQQIVEKADQISQLLDDTQQIAENFQTEPSGKVRISSSTLFGKLYLQPSIEKFLHKYPKASVELMLDDLHVDVIRSNFDIAFRIGPMRDSSMVARKLAKNTTAIIASRNLIEKHGNPETPDELVKLPFIIYSNGNFIVDKLKFYDKEKSDGLDTYPISGSYMVNEAELIIESVKSGLGAALIGQFMLPKNLESSNLVQLLPEYETQDFGDIYAMYSHRQQSPLVRAFIDIVQEEIGIPPIWEKHFNKS; translated from the coding sequence GTGGATTTAGCAAATAAACTACACCTGCTTTTAGAAGTCTCTAAAGCTGGATCTTTTGCAAAAGCAGCAGATGGGATGAATATCGACCGCTCTGTTTTGTCTAAACACATCAAGCAGTTAGAAGAGCACTTAGGCGTTAGGCTATTAAACAGAACGACTCGCTCTCTTTCATTAACACAAGTCGGCCAGCAAATAGTAGAAAAAGCAGACCAAATATCTCAACTCCTTGATGATACTCAACAAATAGCGGAGAACTTTCAGACTGAGCCTTCAGGGAAAGTACGAATTTCAAGCTCAACATTATTTGGAAAACTCTATCTACAACCTTCGATAGAGAAGTTTTTACATAAGTACCCAAAAGCAAGTGTTGAACTAATGCTAGATGATCTTCATGTAGACGTGATTAGAAGTAATTTTGATATTGCTTTTCGAATCGGACCTATGAGGGATTCATCAATGGTAGCAAGAAAATTAGCAAAAAATACGACTGCAATCATTGCTTCTCGAAATTTAATTGAAAAACATGGTAACCCAGAAACGCCGGATGAGTTAGTTAAGCTACCTTTTATTATTTATTCAAATGGTAATTTTATTGTCGATAAACTTAAATTCTACGACAAAGAAAAATCAGATGGTTTAGATACATACCCAATATCAGGGTCATACATGGTAAATGAAGCTGAGCTAATAATTGAAAGCGTAAAGTCAGGTCTGGGCGCAGCACTTATAGGTCAATTTATGCTTCCTAAAAACCTAGAGTCTTCTAATTTAGTCCAACTTTTACCAGAATATGAAACTCAAGATTTTGGTGATATTTATGCCATGTACTCACACCGTCAGCAATCACCATTGGTTAGGGCATTCATTGATATCGTTCAAGAAGAAATTGGCATACCACCAATATGGGAAAAGCATTTCAATAAAAGCTAG